TCATCTGTCTTCACCAGATCCCTGATATGTCCATAACTAGACTTCACCAGAAAGTCCTTTCCCAAATATCCTTCGATTGTTTTAGCCTTAGCAGGCGACTCTACTATGAGCAAATTTTTAGCCATCTATGTATTTTGATTTCTGCAAATAAAAGTATTTCTTAAAGAATAGACAACTATTGTCGTCACTATATTGGGGCAAACTTATGAAAATCTCCGGCTATTATTGTAAAAAAATCACATCCAAAAGGTAAAATACTGCGAATATGACAGAGGCAATACCATTTGTCGTCATAAAAGCTCTATCCACCTTACTGAGATCAGTAGGACTTACAATCCGGTGCTGATAGATCAGCAACATACCGTAAAATGCCAATCCCAGATAATAGAACCAACTGACATGCATATAAAATGCCGGCAGGACAACAAATATAAAAGAAATCACATGCAGGCATTCGGACACCCGCAAAGCATTTTTAGTACCCAATCGTACCGGAATGGAATTCAGATTGTTGGCCCTGTCAAATGCTTCATCCTGCAAAGCATAAATAATATCAAAACCACTGGCCCATGTCATAACAGCAATACCATAAAAGACAGGGATGATATTAAATTGTCCCGTTACAACAAGGTAAGCACCTATTGGAGCCAGTCCAAGACCA
The Sphingobacterium spiritivorum genome window above contains:
- a CDS encoding 4-hydroxybenzoate octaprenyltransferase, giving the protein MKKYFSLVLFAHSVFALPFALIGFFLAVHTTSYSFEWIKLALMLVCMVTARNAAMAFNRYLDRDIDAKNPRTVMRDIPAGRISARQALLFTIINCAIFTGATYLINPLCFYLSPIALFVVLFYSYTKRITPLCHLVLGVGLGLAPIGAYLVVTGQFNIIPVFYGIAVMTWASGFDIIYALQDEAFDRANNLNSIPVRLGTKNALRVSECLHVISFIFVVLPAFYMHVSWFYYLGLAFYGMLLIYQHRIVSPTDLSKVDRAFMTTNGIASVIFAVFYLLDVIFLQ